One Thermococcus sp. DNA segment encodes these proteins:
- the fba gene encoding class I fructose-bisphosphate aldolase: protein MDAYQSVGIRRRMRRFFRRNGRALIFAMDHGFEHGPTDFEPVWEHVNPKVIIKKVTRAGVDGVMMLPGIARVAADEVRGQRGLMVKLTSKTALRPGDGQLLQSQLAFVEDAIKLGADAIAATVYWGSPAEDVMMRQFAEVANYAHDLGFPVVQFAYPRGPYITEKYGRKEDYRVVMYGARAAAETGADMIKTYWTGSKETFSKVVDAAAGVPVLLSGGAKAENPLDFLRVVSGVIEAGGAGAVVGRNIFQRENPEPMIKALLRVIHRNEEPEEAAKAEGLL from the coding sequence GTGGACGCATACCAGAGCGTCGGGATAAGAAGAAGGATGAGGAGGTTCTTCCGCAGAAACGGGAGGGCGCTTATATTCGCGATGGACCATGGTTTTGAGCACGGTCCGACCGATTTCGAGCCGGTCTGGGAGCACGTCAACCCGAAGGTCATCATAAAGAAGGTCACGAGGGCCGGTGTGGACGGCGTCATGATGCTCCCCGGGATCGCTAGGGTGGCCGCCGATGAGGTTAGAGGGCAGAGGGGGCTCATGGTGAAACTGACCAGCAAGACCGCCCTTCGACCCGGAGATGGCCAGCTTCTCCAGAGCCAGCTCGCATTTGTTGAAGACGCAATAAAGCTCGGCGCAGATGCGATAGCAGCCACCGTCTACTGGGGCAGTCCCGCCGAGGACGTCATGATGCGTCAGTTTGCGGAGGTGGCGAACTACGCCCACGACCTCGGCTTCCCCGTCGTTCAGTTCGCCTACCCGCGCGGGCCGTACATAACGGAGAAGTACGGCAGGAAGGAGGACTACCGCGTCGTCATGTACGGTGCAAGGGCGGCCGCCGAGACCGGTGCCGACATGATAAAGACCTACTGGACCGGTTCAAAGGAGACCTTCTCCAAGGTGGTTGATGCCGCCGCCGGCGTTCCGGTTCTCCTCAGCGGGGGCGCAAAGGCGGAGAACCCCCTTGACTTCCTCAGGGTGGTCAGTGGGGTGATTGAGGCAGGAGGAGCTGGAGCCGTCGTAGGCAGGAATATCTTCCAGCGCGAGAACCCCGAACCAATGATAAAGGCCCTCTTAAGGGTGATACACCGCAACGAGGAGCCGGAAGAAGCCGCCAAGGCAGAAGGGCTCCTCTAA
- a CDS encoding pyruvate/oxaloacetate carboxyltransferase, protein MVEIIDTTFRDAHQSLLATRLQTQDMLRIAESMDRIGFYSMEVWGGATFDVCIRYLQEDPWERLRLLRERIRKTKLQMLIRGQNLVGYRHYPDDVAEKFVELAHRNGVDIFRVFDALNDVRNMETVIKKAKEVGAEVQGAIAYTTGPVFTLEYYLKKVEELLALDVDVITVKDMAGLLTPWKAYELVSEIKKTYGVPVNVHTHATTGMAVATYLKAIEGGADFVDTAISPLAFGTAQPGIQTIWHAIPETLGHLNRELIHEVSRYLKKLLEEKYGGLLHKETLMVNPYVLKYQVPGGMYSNLLIQLREMKAIAKLDEVLHEIPHVREDLGWPPLVTPTSQIVGTQAVLNVLFGRYERTTQEVKDYVKGLYGRPPAPIKEDIKRRIIGKAEPTTEKPANLLGPRVEECRKELEELGYLGKEEDVLTYCLFPEVAVGFFRTRQEGRKGSEIPQKAQKFKIYVNGVEFEVGVEGVDLSALKYLPRIGGAPSSPSTPATTSQTPAVPASAPVQTSTVPAVPAVRASALAGGGVVTAPMPGKILRILVKEGEEVKAGQGLLTLEAMKMENEIPAPKNGVIKKILIKENDTVNTGDPLIEIG, encoded by the coding sequence ATGGTGGAGATAATAGACACGACGTTTAGGGACGCCCATCAGTCCCTCCTGGCCACGAGGCTTCAGACCCAGGATATGCTCCGTATAGCGGAATCGATGGACAGGATAGGGTTTTACTCGATGGAGGTTTGGGGAGGGGCAACGTTCGACGTCTGCATCCGGTACCTTCAGGAGGACCCCTGGGAGAGGCTGAGGCTCCTGAGGGAGAGGATCAGAAAGACGAAACTCCAAATGCTCATACGGGGGCAGAACCTCGTTGGCTACCGCCACTACCCCGACGATGTTGCGGAGAAGTTTGTAGAGCTGGCCCATAGGAACGGAGTAGACATCTTCCGAGTCTTCGATGCCCTCAACGACGTCAGGAACATGGAGACTGTGATAAAAAAGGCCAAAGAGGTCGGTGCCGAGGTTCAGGGGGCCATAGCGTACACGACGGGGCCGGTCTTCACCCTGGAGTACTACCTCAAGAAGGTCGAGGAGCTCCTCGCGCTGGACGTTGACGTCATCACCGTAAAGGACATGGCAGGTTTGCTGACGCCCTGGAAGGCTTATGAACTCGTAAGCGAGATAAAAAAGACCTATGGGGTCCCAGTAAACGTCCACACCCATGCAACCACCGGGATGGCAGTGGCCACTTACCTCAAGGCAATAGAAGGTGGAGCGGACTTTGTGGATACCGCGATAAGCCCCCTAGCATTCGGAACCGCCCAGCCAGGGATACAGACGATATGGCACGCGATCCCCGAGACCCTTGGCCACCTAAACCGCGAACTGATTCATGAGGTATCACGCTATCTCAAGAAACTCCTGGAGGAGAAGTACGGCGGACTGCTCCACAAAGAGACACTCATGGTGAACCCCTACGTTCTCAAGTACCAGGTTCCCGGAGGTATGTACTCGAACCTGCTGATCCAGCTGAGGGAGATGAAGGCCATAGCCAAGCTGGACGAAGTGCTGCATGAAATACCCCATGTAAGAGAAGACCTAGGCTGGCCGCCGCTCGTGACCCCAACCAGTCAGATAGTGGGCACGCAGGCCGTTCTGAACGTCCTGTTCGGCAGGTACGAACGCACAACGCAGGAGGTAAAGGACTACGTGAAGGGCCTCTACGGACGGCCACCGGCCCCCATAAAAGAGGATATCAAAAGAAGAATCATCGGGAAGGCGGAACCCACCACTGAAAAACCGGCAAACCTGCTCGGTCCCAGGGTTGAGGAGTGCAGGAAAGAGCTTGAGGAACTCGGCTACCTTGGGAAAGAGGAGGACGTTCTAACCTACTGCCTGTTCCCGGAGGTGGCGGTCGGGTTCTTCAGGACAAGGCAGGAGGGAAGAAAAGGGTCGGAAATCCCACAGAAGGCCCAGAAATTCAAGATATACGTGAACGGTGTTGAGTTTGAGGTGGGGGTTGAGGGAGTAGACCTGAGCGCACTCAAATACCTGCCCCGGATAGGGGGGGCTCCATCTTCCCCCAGCACCCCAGCTACCACCTCACAGACTCCTGCAGTTCCAGCTTCGGCACCCGTACAGACCTCTACGGTCCCCGCTGTTCCAGCGGTTCGGGCTTCGGCTTTGGCGGGTGGGGGTGTGGTTACTGCACCAATGCCGGGTAAAATTCTGAGGATTCTCGTGAAGGAGGGTGAGGAGGTTAAAGCGGGCCAAGGACTCCTCACACTCGAAGCAATGAAAATGGAGAACGAAATACCAGCACCAAAAAACGGCGTGATAAAAAAAATCCTCATAAAAGAAAACGACACCGTCAACACAGGCGACCCACTAATAGAAATCGGGTAG